The Gammaproteobacteria bacterium nucleotide sequence CGCGGTGTCGAGCAGGCGAGTTACGCGCGCTTCAGTTTTGAAGACGCGCCCGCGACGGCTAAAAGCACGGGCCCGAGGTTCGCGGTCGCGTATCAACTGCTGTCGGTCAGCCGCAACCAGCGGCTGCGTCTGAAGGTTTTTTGCGAAAACGATGACTGGCCGATGGTGGATTCGGTAATCGGCGTGTGGGCCTCGGCCAACTGGTTCGAGCGCGAGGCATTCGACCTGTACGGTATCGTGTTCGACGGGCATCCCGATCTGCGCAGGATTCTGACCGATTACGGTTTTATGGGGCATCCGTTCCGCAAGGATTTTCCGCTGGTTGGCACGGTCGAGATGCGCTACGACCCGGAGCAGGGCAGGGTCATTTATCAGCCGGTCACTATCGAACCCAGAGTACTGGTGCCCAAAGTGATACGCGACGACCACCGCTACATCGAACAGGTGGTCGAGGAGAAACCGCCCGGTGCCTGAGATTCGCAACTACACCATGAACTTCGGTCCCCAGCATCCGTCGGCGCACGGTGTGCTGCGGCTGGTGCTGGAACTCGATGGCGAGGTGATTCAGGGCGCTGATCCGCACATCGGCCTGCTGCACCGGGCGACGGAAAAACTTGCGGAGAGCAAGCCGTACAACCAGAGCATCGGCTACATGGACCGGCTGGACTACGTATCCATGATGTGCAACGAGCACGGTTATGTGCTGGCCATAGAGAAATTGTTAGGGATCGAGCCGCCGTTGCGCGCGAAGTATATCCGCGTGATGTTCGACGAGATCACGCGGATATTGAATCATCTGATGTGGCTGGGCGCGCACGCGCTGGACATCGGCGCGATGACGGTATTCCTGTACGCGTTTCGCGAACGCGAAGATCTGATGGACTGCTATGAGGCCGTCTCCGGCGCGCGCATGCACGCCACGTATTACCGGCCGGGCGGCGTATATCGCGATCTGCCGGATCGCATGCCGCAGTATCAGGCATCGCGCTGGCACGATGCACAAGATACGTCCCGGCTGAACGCCGCACGCGACGGCTCGTTGCTGGATTTCATCGAGGATTTTACGCAGCGCTTCCCGGCCTGCGTGGACGATTACGAAACGCTGCTGACCGACAACCGCATCTGGAAACAACGCACAGTGTCCATCGGCGTGGTGTCGCCGGCGCGCGCGCTGCAGCTCGGTTTTACCGGGCCGATGCTGCGCGGTTCTGGCGTCGAGTGGGATCTGCGCCGCA carries:
- a CDS encoding NADH-quinone oxidoreductase subunit C, which gives rise to MTSSLSALETKLRRRFGGVVQDCVITFDEISLTLRPADLLTIATGLRDEADFRFEQLIDLAGVDYLAYGVDEWSTEEVSGQGYSRGVEQASYARFSFEDAPATAKSTGPRFAVAYQLLSVSRNQRLRLKVFCENDDWPMVDSVIGVWASANWFEREAFDLYGIVFDGHPDLRRILTDYGFMGHPFRKDFPLVGTVEMRYDPEQGRVIYQPVTIEPRVLVPKVIRDDHRYIEQVVEEKPPGA
- a CDS encoding NADH-quinone oxidoreductase subunit D; the encoded protein is MPEIRNYTMNFGPQHPSAHGVLRLVLELDGEVIQGADPHIGLLHRATEKLAESKPYNQSIGYMDRLDYVSMMCNEHGYVLAIEKLLGIEPPLRAKYIRVMFDEITRILNHLMWLGAHALDIGAMTVFLYAFREREDLMDCYEAVSGARMHATYYRPGGVYRDLPDRMPQYQASRWHDAQDTSRLNAARDGSLLDFIEDFTQRFPACVDDYETLLTDNRIWKQRTVSIGVVSPARALQLGFTGPMLRGSGVEWDLRRKQPYEVYEQMEFDIPIGVNGDCYDRYLVRIEEMRQSNTIVKQCIDWLRKNSGPVMLDEHKITPPAREEMKADMEALIHHFKLFTEGYCVPVGEVYAAVEAPKGEFGCYLISDGANKPYRVKIRAPGFPHLAALEEMARGHMLADVVAIIGTQDIVFGEIDR